One Segnochrobactrum spirostomi genomic window carries:
- a CDS encoding response regulator transcription factor, producing MPAAPPVLLSDRQTEVLKWAAAGKSRGVTADIMNISEAAVDDHFRRIFKKLNCNDKVVAVLRAMSSGIIHL from the coding sequence ATGCCCGCTGCGCCCCCGGTGCTTTTGTCGGACCGCCAGACGGAGGTTCTTAAGTGGGCTGCCGCAGGCAAAAGCCGCGGTGTGACAGCAGACATCATGAATATTTCCGAGGCTGCTGTCGACGACCATTTTCGCCGAATCTTTAAGAAGCTTAATTGCAATGATAAAGTCGTGGCCGTATTGCGCGCGATGTCGTCAGGTATAATTCATCTCTAA